CAAGACTGCCGCGCGGGACCGGCGTCTTGCCGTATTCCGATGTTTCGATGACAGGGATCGATACCGAGTTCAATCCACCGAGCCCGATGAACTGAATCGACTCCTGCACCGGCGGCGGCGCCGATTGACGGAGTGGCGCCAGAAAGCTGACCGCCTCATCGACCAATGGCGTGGGAGCGATGCGATTCATGGCGCGCGCACCAACGATCGAGACGGCAATGAGCGCGGAGTACGCGCCGAGTCCGAGCAACTCGGCGCCCACCGCATTCAGCGTGGTCCGGCGAGTCGACTCGATCAACGTAAGACGAACTTTAGCTTTGGGCATGTCGCCACCCTGAGGGCGCGAGACGACGGCGGGAAGAACGGGGCCTGCTTGATCAATGCGGGGCGTTTCGCAGGTTGGCAAGGGGGGTGCGTCCGACAGCTGGGGCCGGCACCAGAAGCGGGCTCTCTTCCCTCTTGCCAATTTGGATCAAACACTGTTACGTATTCAATCATGAACAGCCGCCTCACTGTCGCCGCCCATGTGCTGGGCATGATCGCGTACATCGAACGCGAGCAACAGCGCGCCACCACCTCTGACGAACTCGCCTCGAGCGTGGGGACCAATCCGGTGGTCGTGCGACGAGTGCTGTCTCAGCTGAAGCAGGCCGGCCTGGTCGATAGCCGCCGCGGCGTGGGCGGCGGGTCGATCCTCGCCCGTGACCCGCGCGAGATCACCATGCGCATGGTGTACGAGGCGGTCGAGGAGCGCGACTGTGAGCTGATCGGACGCCACGCCGGCTGTGTCGGTGAGAACTGCCACGTCGCGCCGGTGATCGCCAAGTACCTCGACGAACTCTACGCCGACGCCGAAGAAGCCTTGTTGCGCACGCTCTCCTCCGTAACGGTCGACTCGATGTCTCGCGCGGTCATGGACCGCGTACAGCGTCGTGGAGCCTTGCACCGCCCTTCGACGCTTCAGGCGTCGTAGCCCCGTTTTCTTCGTACGTTCACCGTACGTTCTCAGTAGCGGACCATTCTGCAGACCGAAGATATGTCACCGATTCGCGCGCTAATTCGTAACAGCTACTGGCACCTTCTTCACTCTCGGCTGACACGCGCCGCCGCGCTCGCGGGGATCTGGGCAGGCGCCCTCGGAACGCCGCTGCTGGCGCAGGTGGCCGCACCGACGTCACCGGCGCCCCGTGGCTGGCGGTTTGCCGAGAACGTCGTGCTGCACATTCCCGGCAGCAGCCGCTTCGCCGGCGATATCCGCGGCGCGGACAGTGTGCGCGCGCATCTCGCCGCGCTCGGCGAGCTGGCGACGACGGATAGCGCCGCCGTAACGATGTACTCGACCGCCGAGGGCCGTCTGCTCGTGCTTACGCGGACCACCATCCGCGTCGCCGAGTCTCGACGAATCGGCCACCGATCGGGCCTCCGCGCCGGCGCAACGACTGTGCAGGTGATAGCGATCCCGACGTTCGACGATCGCGGCGACGTGGGCGCTCTCGATGTGTTCATCGACGATCTCCCGGTATTCGACCGGCGGGCACCGCGCGACGACGGCATCCGAGTCGTCTCCCTCGCCATGCAGCGCAATCTCGAGCAAGTCCGCGCGCTGTACGGACGCGGCGGTGCGGCCCGATTCATCGCCGCCAACGCGCATCAGGTCGTCGTACTCGTCGATGACGCCGGGAACGGACCTGGCGCCGGGGCAGCCGTCATGCGCTACCGGTTCGATGCGGCCGGACGCGTCAAGCAGGTCGAGCAGTTCTCACCCAGCTGTCTCGTGGCGATGGCGTTCAAGACCACGGCGCGATAAGCGCTCGCGGGAACGTCGGTAGGGTCGCCCGCTGTTCGGTTCGAACATGGCTGCCCTGCAACTTGTCTGGTACAAACGCGACCTCCGGATCGCCGATCACGCGCCGCTCGCGGGAGCGATGGCTGCGGGTCCGGTGGTGGCCGTGTACGTGCACGAGCCGGAGCAGCAGTACGCGACGGACCGCGACGTGCGACACGAGCGGGTGTTGCGTGACGCACTCGACGAGCTCAAGGCTTCGTGGCAGGCGCGCGGTGGTCATTTCATCGAGCTGCACGGCGTACTCCCCGCGGTGTTCGACGCATTGCACCGCGTGCTCCCCTTCGCGGCCATCTGGGCCCACGAGGAAACGTGGAATGCGCTGAGCTACGCGCGCGACCGACGCGTGCGCGCGTGGGCCAAACACGCCGGTGTCACGATGCACGAACTGCCCAGCAACGGCGTCGTGCGTCGCCTCGCGTCACGCGATGGGTGGGCGGAGACCTGGCAGCGGCGCATGCGATCGCGCCTCGTTCCCGCACCGGACCGGATCGCGTCACCGGATGCGGCAACGACGACCGCGGCGGTGACGGCCTTGCCGGAAGACATGCGCACGTCGACCGGTGCGCACGTCGTGCCGCCGTGGTCCGACTGGCAGCGAGGCGGTGAAGCCCGAGGACATGACATGCTGCTGTCGTTTCTGTCGGCGCGCGGCCAGGACTATCGCCGTGCCATGTCGAGCCCCAATGAGGCGCCGGAAGCGTGCAGCCGGATTTCTGTGGCGCTCGCGTTCGGTTCGCTCTCGGTACGTCATGCGTACCAGGCGGCCCGACAGCGCGCGCGTGAGCTGCGAGACGACACGCGCAACCGGCGTGACGGTGATGCGGCGCAATGGTCACAGAGCCTCGTGAGCTTTGCCTCGCGGCTGCACTGGCACTGCCACTTCATCCAGAAGCTCGAAGACGAGCCGCGACTCGAGACCACCCACTACGCACCGGTCTTCGACGGATTGCGCCCCGCCGAGCCGGACATGGACCATTTACGCGCGTGGCGCGATGGCCAGACCGGGTACCCGCTGGTGGACGCCTGTATGCGTTCGCTGCGTGTGACCGGCTGGCTCACATTTCGTATGCGGGCGATGGTGATGAGCTTCGCGAGCTATCATCTCTGGCTGGACTGGCGACACACCGGGCCGGTGCTGGCGCGCTGGTTCACCGATTACGAACCGGGTATCCACTGGACGCAGTGTCAGATGCAGTCGGGCACCACCGGCATCAACACGATCCGCATCTACAATCCGTACAAGCAAGCCGAGGAGCATGACGCGGCCGGTGCATTCGTGCGTCGGTGGGTACCCGAACTGTCGGCATTGTCCGATGCCGATCTGGTGCGCCCCGAGCACACGCCGCTCATAATGCAGCAGATGACGGGGTGCGTCATCGGTCGCGACTATCCGCTGCCGATCGTGCACCACGAAACTGCGTATGCCTTCGCTCGCGATCGCATGCACGCCATCAAGCAGGCCGCGCAGCGATCGGGGAGCGCACAACAGGTGTACGATCGGCATGGGTCGCGTCGCACGCCGCTCGAGGCGCGGACACGGTGAGATCACACGGTTCGATGCACTCTTTCAGGTTCGTGCGACGACTCGTCCGCGTTGCTCGCTTCGTGGCGCTCTTCGTGGCGCTCTTCGTGGCGCTCTTCGTGGCGCCGCCGCTGCTACCAGCGCAAGGCACGGGCACGCTCTCGGTGACCGTCACAGCGACGCAGACCGGCGTGTCGCTACCCTACGCGGTAGTGGCCCTGCCCGACCGTGGCATCGAGCGGTTCACCGACGCGGGCGGACGCGCCCTCATCGTGGCGTTGCCCGCCGGGAGCTACGACATCGCCGTGCGACGTATCGGGTTCGCCCCGTATCGCGGCCGCGTCGTCATCGAGGCTGGAGTCGTGACATCGACGCCGGTCACGTTGGCCCAGATTCCGGTGCAACTCACGGGTATGCTCGTGCGCCCGCGCGAGGCGTGCACGAAGCCCGGCATGCCCGATCGAGCGCGCGATCCCGCCGTCTACGATGTCGTGGAGCTGCTGCGGGAGAACGCCGATCAGTTCCGTCTCCTCACCTCGCAGTATCCCTTTCGCTACGCGACGCAGCGCGTACTGGCGGCCGTCGCCGACAGCGCCGTGTTCGTGCAGACCGTCGATACGCTGGTGGCAGAGAGCAAGTCGCTGGGGGGCTATCGTCCCGGTCGCGTCGTCCGTGAACGACGGGCCTCTGGTGGTCGGACCGAGACCACGATGTCGATTCCCGTACTGTCCGACATCGCCGCCCCGTCGTTCATCGCCAACCACTGTTTTCACTTCGGGGGCGTTGTGAACGAGGGCGCCGAGACGTGGGTCCGCCTGGAAGTGCGCGCCGCCGACAAGCTGCGCTCCCCCGACGTGCACGGCACCTTCTTCCTCGACAGCGCGACAGCGCAGCTGCGGCGCATGGACCTCGAGATGAGCCGCCCCGATCTCCTGCCGCGTCGACTGCAGGGCATCCGCACGGTGGCCGTGTCCACCACCTTCCGGGAGATCACGCCGGGCTTGTCGTTGATCGATCGTGTGTGCGCGATCAACTGGCAGAAGCCGTTCCAGAGGCGCGGGTCTCGTCATCCGGTCGAACTGCAGCAGCTGACGGCGTATCGGTTCGACGCCGCACCGCCCGACGCGCCAATGGTGAGTGCGTACAGCTCGCCGCAATGGCAACCTCGCACACAGCTCGGCCGCGATGTACTCTGGTGCGATGGCATGGGCACCAGCGGCTAACGCCGGCACGCCCGGGACGGAGCATTCGCCATTCGCGGGGTAGAGAAGGAGATACCGTGACGACCGTGGCTGGCGTGTCGCATGCCCAGCCGACCACCGATTCGACCAACACGACCAATGCAGAGTACTCCGTTCGCTGTGCGTCCTTCTCGTCCACTGGCGCGCCTGCTACCGCTCGCGCTGCCTCTGGCACTGCCGTTCGTGCTTGCGCTTGGCGCCTGTGCGCGCGCCGGCGTGACCACGGCGCCCGAGCCGGCGATGCAGCCGGTGATGCAGGCCCCTATTCAGGTGGCGCCACCGCCGCCAACCCCGGCGGCAGCAGACACGGCGCGGGCCGATTGGCAGCGCCTCGACTTCGACACCGATCGCGTGATGGGTGTGGGGTCCGAACGCGCGATTCGTGAGTTGCTGGCCTCGCGTGCGCCGCGTCGTCGCGTGGTGGTCGCGGTCGTAGACGGTGGCGTCGATACCGCGCACACCCGGCTCACCGGCTCCTTGTGGAAGAACCCGCGCGAGATCGCCGGCAACGGCAAAGACGACGATGGCAACGGCGTCGTCGATGACGTCTTCGGTTGGAATGCCCTCGCCACCGCCGACGGGACACCGGTGCGCTACGACACGTTCGAACTCACGCGCTTGTACGCGGCGTGTCGCAATCAGCCCGCCGGATCGCTGACGCCCAAGCCGTCCACCACGGCCTGCAGCGATCTCGCGTCGGCGTATCGCGACAAGGCCAAGGAAGTGAAGTCGACGCTGCTGCAGGTGGAGAACATCGACGAGATCCTGCGCACCGTCGAGCGCCTGCTCGGCACGGCCCTGAACGGTGCGCCGGTTACGCGCGCGTCGGTCACCGTACTGCGTCCGGTCTCAGCCGACGTGGAGGAAGCCAAGCGGATGTGGCTGCGGCTCGATGCCGATGGGCTCAATGCCGGGGAGATCGCGAAGGCGCGTGAGGCCTACGACTCGCAGGCGAAGTACGCGCTCGACACGCTGTTCAATCCACGCTCGCCCCAGCGCGTGGTGGGCACGCGCGACGTGACCGGCCCCGACGCGAGCCACGGCACGCACGTGGCGGGCATCATCGGCGCGCTGCGTGGTGATGGTGCCGCGATGCAGGGCATCGCCCCGAACGTCGACATCATGGCCGTTCGCGCCGTGCCCGATGGCGACGAGCGCGACGTGGACGTGGCCCGGGCGATCCGGTACGCGGTGGACAACGGCGCGCAGATCGTGAACATGAGCTTCGGCAAGGGCTACTCTCCCGCGAAGGCGTCGGTCGATTCCGCGGTGCGCTATGCGGAATCGAAGGGCGTGCTGCTGGTGCATGCGGCCGGCAACGAAGGCGAGAACAACGACGAGACGCCGTCATTTCCCACGCCCGTGCTCAGCGGCGGAACGCGCGCCGCGAATTGGATCGAAGTGGGCGCGTCGAGCTGGAAACCGCTGGCGTCGTTGCCGGCCGAGTTCTCGAACTATGGCCGCGAGCAGGTCGACCTGTTTGCGCCGGGCGTCGACATCCTGTCCACGGTGCCGGGCGGTGGCCTCAAGCGCGAGAGCGGCACCAGCATGGCCGCACCGGTGGTGTCGGGCGTGGCCGCGTTGCTGCTGGCGTACTTTCCTGAGCTGACGGCGATGCAGGTGCGTGACATTCTGTTGGAGTCGGTGCGTAAACTGCCCGACCTCGAGGTACGTCGACCGGGTGATGGATCGAAGGTGAAGTTCACCACCCTGTCGCGCACCGGTGGCGTGATCGATGCCTATGCCGCCGTGAAGCTGGCCTTGCAGCGCGTGGCGCCGCGGCCGTAGGTATTTGGCACAGCACCGTTCTGAGAGGTGTCCGCCTCACCACCACCAACATCGAATGCAACGCATGCGAATGACTGCGCGCTCGACAGCCACATCCTCGGCCACGCAGATTCGGCGACTGGTTGCCTCTGGCACCCTCATCGCGGCGGCGATGCTGACCACGCGAGTCGCCGCGGCACAGGCCACGAAAGGCGCGCGCGTGACCTCGGCGGCGGGAGTCGGCGCTGCTCGTGACTCAGCCGACGCACTGGCCACCTTTCGCGAGAACATCGCCGCGATACACACCCGTAACAAGCCGCGCTATCTGGCCACCTACGTGCACACGCCGCAGCTGGTCCGGCATTCGCCGACCGCCCTCGAAACTGGCTACGAAGGGTGGCCAGCGATCACCGAGAGTGCCTGGCCGGACACGCTGATCGTGAAAGAGATGCGCGTGGTCCCGGTCGCTCCTGGCGTGGTATACGGCTACTACCGCTACATCGGCGTGCCCGCGCCCGGCGACACGCTGACGGGCGTATCGACACGAGTGTTCGTGCGTACGTCACAAGGCATGCGCATCACCGTGACAGCATCGTGGAACGATGCGCCGCCAGTGACAAAACGCTAATCCCGCATCAGCAGCTCGTGCACAAGTGGTTATTCTTCGCGCCCAGCTTCTCGAGCAGTTCGATCTATCATGGAGTCGGGCTTCGCCGAAACGCTGCGCGAGATGGAAGCGCTTGGCGGCAAGCTCGTGATGCCGATGCGGGTGCGACGGGCGTATCCGCTACCGATCGTCCGTCGCCCGAAACAAATAGAGCGCCACGTTCGGAGCGCGGTACACCGATCGGGTACCACGTGTACTGAACGCGCAGACCAAGTCGTTGCCGTTCAGATCGTATGGTTTCACCTGCAAAACCAGAAACGCCGCCGCGGCTTCGACCGATTCGAACTCCTGTCCGAACGCGTTTTCGATGAACGACTTCGGGTCCGTGATACCGGCCGCGGCAAACCCGGCCTTCGTAATACCCCACCACGTGTCCGGCGCGTCCACAGCGCTCAGCTTGATCAGACCGAGCGATTTGGAGTCTTGAGCACATCCCGTGCTATTAACGCCGCCTTGGGTTAACCGGGCCTCCGGGTCAGCGAGCGGCACGGAGGTTGGACCGTCGGAGCAGGCCGACATCAGGGCAGCAACTCCGATGGTGAACGCAGCAAGCACACGCGGTGCCGAGAACGGGGAAACAGAGCGGTGCATCATCTCGAAACCTCGGGCAGGAGTGGAGGACTCTCGTCGATTTCACAGTGCGGCAACCCAAACGATTGATGGCTTTCGCCCCAAGCGCACGGTTCAACATGCCGCTTCGTGGTGCGCGCGCAAGGGCATACAAGACACGCGGTTGGCGACCTCGACCTTATTTCTGACGAGAGTCTGACGGTCGCGCCGTTCCGTCCGCTTTGTCCGCCACCGATCTCGAGTCAGGCGGTATTCGACATCAGTCGATTGACGTGACCGAGCATTCCGCCGAAGTCCTGCCGTCCCGTCGGTACGCGCATCACCGTGACGGCATCATGGAACGATGCGCCACCGGCCACGAAGAAATAATCAGCAGCTCTTGCACTTGTGGT
This region of Gemmatimonas groenlandica genomic DNA includes:
- a CDS encoding carboxypeptidase-like regulatory domain-containing protein translates to MRRLVRVARFVALFVALFVALFVAPPLLPAQGTGTLSVTVTATQTGVSLPYAVVALPDRGIERFTDAGGRALIVALPAGSYDIAVRRIGFAPYRGRVVIEAGVVTSTPVTLAQIPVQLTGMLVRPREACTKPGMPDRARDPAVYDVVELLRENADQFRLLTSQYPFRYATQRVLAAVADSAVFVQTVDTLVAESKSLGGYRPGRVVRERRASGGRTETTMSIPVLSDIAAPSFIANHCFHFGGVVNEGAETWVRLEVRAADKLRSPDVHGTFFLDSATAQLRRMDLEMSRPDLLPRRLQGIRTVAVSTTFREITPGLSLIDRVCAINWQKPFQRRGSRHPVELQQLTAYRFDAAPPDAPMVSAYSSPQWQPRTQLGRDVLWCDGMGTSG
- a CDS encoding cryptochrome/deoxyribodipyrimidine photo-lyase family protein, with protein sequence MAALQLVWYKRDLRIADHAPLAGAMAAGPVVAVYVHEPEQQYATDRDVRHERVLRDALDELKASWQARGGHFIELHGVLPAVFDALHRVLPFAAIWAHEETWNALSYARDRRVRAWAKHAGVTMHELPSNGVVRRLASRDGWAETWQRRMRSRLVPAPDRIASPDAATTTAAVTALPEDMRTSTGAHVVPPWSDWQRGGEARGHDMLLSFLSARGQDYRRAMSSPNEAPEACSRISVALAFGSLSVRHAYQAARQRARELRDDTRNRRDGDAAQWSQSLVSFASRLHWHCHFIQKLEDEPRLETTHYAPVFDGLRPAEPDMDHLRAWRDGQTGYPLVDACMRSLRVTGWLTFRMRAMVMSFASYHLWLDWRHTGPVLARWFTDYEPGIHWTQCQMQSGTTGINTIRIYNPYKQAEEHDAAGAFVRRWVPELSALSDADLVRPEHTPLIMQQMTGCVIGRDYPLPIVHHETAYAFARDRMHAIKQAAQRSGSAQQVYDRHGSRRTPLEARTR
- a CDS encoding Rrf2 family transcriptional regulator, coding for MNSRLTVAAHVLGMIAYIEREQQRATTSDELASSVGTNPVVVRRVLSQLKQAGLVDSRRGVGGGSILARDPREITMRMVYEAVEERDCELIGRHAGCVGENCHVAPVIAKYLDELYADAEEALLRTLSSVTVDSMSRAVMDRVQRRGALHRPSTLQAS
- a CDS encoding S8 family serine peptidase; the protein is MRPSRPLARLLPLALPLALPFVLALGACARAGVTTAPEPAMQPVMQAPIQVAPPPPTPAAADTARADWQRLDFDTDRVMGVGSERAIRELLASRAPRRRVVVAVVDGGVDTAHTRLTGSLWKNPREIAGNGKDDDGNGVVDDVFGWNALATADGTPVRYDTFELTRLYAACRNQPAGSLTPKPSTTACSDLASAYRDKAKEVKSTLLQVENIDEILRTVERLLGTALNGAPVTRASVTVLRPVSADVEEAKRMWLRLDADGLNAGEIAKAREAYDSQAKYALDTLFNPRSPQRVVGTRDVTGPDASHGTHVAGIIGALRGDGAAMQGIAPNVDIMAVRAVPDGDERDVDVARAIRYAVDNGAQIVNMSFGKGYSPAKASVDSAVRYAESKGVLLVHAAGNEGENNDETPSFPTPVLSGGTRAANWIEVGASSWKPLASLPAEFSNYGREQVDLFAPGVDILSTVPGGGLKRESGTSMAAPVVSGVAALLLAYFPELTAMQVRDILLESVRKLPDLEVRRPGDGSKVKFTTLSRTGGVIDAYAAVKLALQRVAPRP